The following are from one region of the Arcobacter defluvii genome:
- a CDS encoding AAA family ATPase, which translates to MHEKLNELKVEIAKGVVGQEEMVNSILIGLLTNGHILLEGVPGLAKTTTVKCVSQALSLNFKRIQFTPDLLPSDIIGAQIFDMKTNEFKIKKGPIFTNLLLADEINRAPAKVQSALLEVMQERQVTIADDTFKIDTPFLVLATQNPIEQEGAYTLPEAQLDRFMFKIVVSYNTKEQEYEIAKKATMNSFEEINKVLDKDILEKLKQAVKQIHIDKELEEYIIDIIDASRNPKDYGLEELVDTIHFGASPRATIDMFKAVKASAFLRGNDFVSPIDIALVVKNILRHRIILTYEAMAKEINVDDVIQKILEKIVIP; encoded by the coding sequence TTGCATGAAAAACTAAATGAATTAAAAGTTGAAATAGCAAAAGGCGTTGTTGGTCAAGAAGAGATGGTAAACTCTATTTTAATTGGACTTCTTACAAATGGTCATATTTTACTAGAAGGTGTTCCAGGTTTAGCAAAAACTACAACTGTAAAATGTGTATCACAAGCTTTAAGTCTTAATTTTAAAAGAATACAATTTACTCCTGATTTACTTCCTAGTGATATTATTGGTGCTCAAATTTTTGATATGAAAACTAATGAATTTAAAATCAAAAAAGGTCCAATATTTACAAATTTACTTTTAGCAGATGAAATCAATAGAGCTCCTGCAAAAGTGCAATCAGCACTTCTTGAAGTTATGCAAGAAAGACAAGTAACAATAGCTGATGATACCTTTAAAATAGATACTCCTTTTTTAGTTTTAGCAACTCAAAATCCAATCGAACAAGAAGGAGCTTATACTTTACCTGAAGCTCAACTTGATAGATTTATGTTTAAAATTGTTGTTTCATATAATACAAAAGAACAAGAGTATGAAATAGCAAAAAAAGCTACAATGAACTCTTTTGAAGAGATAAACAAAGTTTTAGATAAAGATATTTTAGAAAAACTAAAACAAGCAGTTAAACAAATACATATTGATAAAGAATTAGAAGAATACATTATTGATATTATTGATGCAAGTAGAAATCCAAAAGATTATGGATTAGAGGAATTAGTTGATACTATACATTTTGGAGCAAGTCCAAGGGCAACTATTGATATGTTTAAAGCTGTAAAAGCTAGTGCATTTTTAAGAGGAAATGATTTTGTTTCTCCAATTGATATTGCACTTGTTGTAAAAAATATTTTAAGACATAGAATAATTTTAACTTATGAAGCAATGGCAAAAGAGATAAATGTAGATGATGTTATTCAAAAAATTTTAGAGAAAATTGTTATTCCATAA
- a CDS encoding EAL domain-containing response regulator: MINNISILKNITILYAEDEKDLREVTHQILKGFTKKQYVAQNGQEGLELFKKYENEIDLIITDVNMPILNGLDMVKEIKKINMNIPIIVATAFSNKEYLLEAIDIGVDKYVLKPIDIAKLLQVMSQSLIYHELKDLYTDKLTNLPNRNKLKKDLDENNIDLMALLDIDEFSTVNDLFGEKIGDTILYELANKLKSYFSDEEYFVYRIEADKFAIVAKQSNKDVNEFYDICKTFADKIEKESLLIDEDEIDINITIGIAQGDGARAYKYSQRVINYARTKLQRIMIYNESFKIQQSFEENIKWVKQLKVGFRENLFQAYFQPIVDTQTKEVHKYEALIRYVTKEGVEIAPYNFINVAKKTKLYPNIIKIVIQDAFKLIKNKNKRVSVNISFDDIANEETTAFIYEVLEQNRKYTQFLEFEILESEEISDFNEVSKFIAEIKKFDCIVGVDDFGAGYSNFNLLTLLDIDFVKIDGSLIERINSSKDLEIIVNTIANFSKEFKVKTVAEYVSNEDIYNKIKELNIDYCQGYYFEKPLSYDSIN; this comes from the coding sequence ATGATAAATAATATTTCAATACTGAAAAATATAACTATTTTATATGCAGAAGATGAAAAAGACTTAAGAGAAGTAACACATCAAATTTTAAAAGGCTTTACCAAAAAGCAATATGTTGCACAAAATGGACAAGAAGGTCTAGAACTTTTTAAAAAATATGAGAATGAAATTGATTTAATTATTACTGATGTTAATATGCCTATTTTAAATGGTTTAGACATGGTAAAAGAGATAAAAAAAATCAATATGAATATTCCTATTATTGTTGCAACTGCATTTTCAAATAAAGAGTATTTACTTGAAGCTATCGATATTGGTGTTGATAAATATGTTTTAAAACCTATTGATATTGCAAAACTTTTACAAGTAATGTCACAATCTTTGATTTATCATGAATTAAAAGATTTATACACAGATAAACTAACAAATCTTCCAAATAGAAATAAACTAAAAAAAGATTTAGATGAAAACAATATTGATTTAATGGCATTATTAGATATTGATGAATTTTCAACAGTAAATGATTTATTTGGTGAAAAAATTGGTGATACAATTTTATATGAGTTAGCTAATAAATTAAAAAGCTATTTTAGTGATGAAGAGTATTTTGTATATAGAATTGAAGCTGATAAATTTGCAATTGTTGCAAAGCAAAGTAATAAAGATGTAAATGAATTTTATGATATATGTAAAACATTCGCTGATAAAATTGAAAAAGAATCATTACTTATTGATGAAGATGAAATTGATATAAATATAACTATTGGAATAGCACAAGGAGATGGAGCAAGAGCGTATAAATACTCACAAAGAGTTATAAATTATGCAAGAACAAAACTTCAAAGAATTATGATTTATAATGAATCATTTAAAATCCAACAATCTTTTGAAGAAAATATAAAATGGGTAAAACAATTAAAAGTTGGATTCAGAGAAAATTTATTTCAAGCCTATTTTCAGCCAATTGTTGATACCCAAACAAAAGAAGTTCATAAATATGAGGCACTTATTCGTTATGTAACAAAAGAAGGTGTTGAAATAGCTCCATATAACTTTATAAATGTTGCAAAAAAGACAAAACTTTATCCAAACATCATAAAAATTGTTATACAAGATGCTTTTAAACTAATAAAAAACAAAAACAAAAGAGTTTCGGTTAATATCTCTTTTGATGATATTGCAAATGAAGAAACAACTGCATTTATTTATGAAGTTTTAGAACAAAATAGAAAATATACTCAATTTTTAGAATTTGAAATTTTAGAATCAGAAGAGATTTCAGATTTCAATGAAGTTTCAAAATTCATTGCAGAAATTAAAAAGTTTGATTGTATTGTGGGAGTTGATGATTTTGGAGCTGGATATTCAAACTTCAACTTATTAACTCTTCTTGATATTGATTTCGTTAAGATTGATGGTTCATTAATTGAAAGAATTAATAGTTCAAAAGATTTAGAAATAATTGTAAATACAATTGCTAATTTTTCAAAAGAATTTAAAGTAAAAACTGTTGCAGAATATGTATCAAATGAAGATATTTATAACAAAATAAAAGAGTTAAACATTGATTATTGTCAAGGTTATTACTTTGAAAAACCTTTGAGTTATGATAGTATCAATTAG
- a CDS encoding VWA domain-containing protein, with product MFNNFTFEYPYFLLLIFLFIFCSIFCKAKSPSYLIPHLNIFQKVNQKSNLINSILKYLIIIFSTIALSSPIKINDTILLKNDGINIILDLDASYSMNERDLDENHIKSRFDVVKEIIKDFMTKRVADNIGVVLFGDSVLISSPLSFDKEAQKEIIDYLDVGMAGKNTALIDSVASSINILKDKKAKSNIIILLSDGEDNSSSIPIEVVIKLLKKYNIKVYTIGIGNFNNNILNSLAKESNAKAYVAYSKEDLNLIYEDINKLEKSKIDQNKIILKDYLFFYPLFFSILCLILLIYLRNKE from the coding sequence ATGTTTAATAATTTCACTTTTGAATATCCATATTTTTTATTATTAATCTTTTTATTTATATTTTGTTCTATTTTTTGTAAAGCAAAATCACCTTCTTATTTAATTCCACATTTAAATATTTTTCAAAAAGTAAATCAAAAATCAAATTTAATAAACTCTATTTTAAAATATTTGATAATTATATTTTCAACAATTGCTCTATCAAGTCCTATAAAAATAAATGATACTATTTTATTAAAAAACGATGGAATAAATATTATTTTAGATTTAGATGCAAGTTATTCTATGAATGAAAGAGATTTAGATGAAAACCATATAAAAAGTCGTTTTGATGTTGTAAAAGAGATAATAAAAGATTTTATGACAAAAAGAGTTGCTGATAATATAGGAGTAGTTTTATTTGGAGATTCGGTACTTATTTCAAGTCCTTTAAGTTTTGATAAAGAGGCTCAAAAAGAAATTATTGATTATTTAGATGTTGGAATGGCAGGTAAAAATACAGCATTGATTGATTCAGTTGCTTCAAGTATAAATATTTTAAAAGATAAAAAAGCAAAATCAAATATCATAATTTTATTAAGTGATGGAGAAGATAATTCTAGTTCCATTCCAATCGAAGTTGTAATAAAATTATTAAAAAAGTATAATATAAAAGTTTATACAATTGGTATTGGAAATTTTAATAACAATATTTTAAATTCATTAGCAAAAGAATCAAATGCAAAAGCTTATGTAGCTTATTCAAAAGAGGATTTAAATTTAATTTATGAAGATATAAATAAACTTGAAAAATCTAAAATTGATCAAAATAAAATTATTTTAAAAGATTATCTTTTCTTTTACCCACTATTTTTTTCAATTTTATGTTTAATTTTATTAATTTATTTAAGGAATAAAGAATAA
- the gmk gene encoding guanylate kinase: MIKEKKGAILIISGPSGCGKSTLLKEVYKNIDNYYFSISTTTRAPRVGEVNGIDYFFVSKEEFEEDIKNNDFLEYAKVHDNYYGTSLKPINKALEEGKLIIFDIDVQGHEIVRNKINALVTSVFITTPSLNVLEERLNSRNTDSLEIIEKRIKNAKAEVEFFQDYDYLIINDDLQTAAKELVCIANITRIKTKLFKKENIISNWLSN; the protein is encoded by the coding sequence ATGATAAAAGAGAAAAAAGGTGCAATTTTAATCATCTCAGGTCCTAGCGGTTGTGGAAAATCAACTCTATTAAAAGAAGTATATAAAAATATTGATAATTACTATTTTTCAATTTCAACTACAACAAGAGCTCCAAGAGTTGGAGAAGTAAATGGTATTGATTACTTTTTTGTTTCTAAAGAAGAGTTTGAAGAAGATATAAAAAACAATGATTTTTTAGAATATGCAAAAGTACATGATAACTATTATGGAACATCATTAAAACCTATTAATAAAGCTTTAGAAGAGGGTAAATTGATAATTTTTGATATTGATGTTCAAGGTCATGAAATTGTTAGAAATAAGATAAATGCTTTAGTTACATCAGTATTTATTACAACGCCATCTTTAAATGTTTTAGAAGAGAGATTAAATAGTAGAAATACAGATAGTTTAGAAATTATTGAAAAAAGAATTAAAAATGCTAAAGCAGAAGTTGAATTTTTTCAAGATTACGATTATTTAATAATTAATGATGATTTACAAACAGCTGCAAAAGAATTAGTTTGTATTGCAAATATAACCAGAATAAAAACTAAACTTTTCAAGAAAGAAAATATAATATCAAATTGGCTAAGTAATTAA
- a CDS encoding UDP-N-acetylmuramoyl-L-alanyl-D-glutamate--2,6-diaminopimelate ligase — MQLIINNRIYTDNSNEVDENSVFVVSKQNEKFKQSAIDNGCHEIITASELKNHLDMSSIKVIGITGTNGKTTTAAAIYSILLDLGYKVALQGTRGFFINDERVEEYSLTTPVQLGNFAHIQKAIQNGCNFFVMEVSSHAIEQKRIEGLEFALKIHTNITRDHLDYHKTIEEYIRVKNSFFEDESPKLINKDDDKVRYNIKNGFAYSLENPSTYKVDAYSFKNGMHVMFNHFGKHYSFSSYMMGIFNVYNLMAAVAAVHITTKKPLEEICEALEGFGGVSGRMETISVNPLVIVDFAHTPDGMDEVLKSFNDKDIICVFGAGGDRDKLKRPLMGTVAAKYSKHIIVTSDNPRFEDPDMIIEDILAGIKNHPSVQVEINRKEAIKKAIDMADENSVVLLLGKGDESTQIIYDKKFPFSDKEEVLKILNKE; from the coding sequence TTGCAACTAATCATAAATAATAGAATTTATACTGATAATTCAAATGAAGTAGATGAAAATTCTGTTTTTGTTGTTTCAAAACAGAATGAAAAATTTAAACAAAGTGCAATTGATAATGGATGCCATGAGATAATAACTGCAAGTGAATTAAAAAATCACTTAGATATGTCAAGCATCAAAGTTATTGGAATAACTGGAACAAATGGAAAAACAACAACAGCTGCAGCTATTTATTCAATTCTTTTAGATTTAGGTTATAAAGTTGCACTACAAGGTACACGAGGTTTTTTTATAAATGACGAAAGAGTTGAAGAATACTCTTTAACAACTCCTGTTCAACTTGGAAATTTTGCACATATTCAAAAAGCAATACAGAATGGTTGTAATTTTTTTGTTATGGAAGTTAGCTCTCATGCAATTGAACAAAAAAGAATTGAAGGTTTAGAGTTTGCTTTAAAAATCCATACAAATATAACAAGAGATCATTTGGATTATCATAAAACAATTGAAGAGTATATAAGAGTTAAAAATTCATTTTTTGAAGATGAATCACCAAAACTAATCAATAAAGATGATGATAAAGTAAGATACAACATAAAAAATGGATTTGCATACTCTTTAGAAAATCCATCAACATATAAAGTTGATGCATACTCTTTTAAAAATGGTATGCATGTAATGTTTAATCATTTTGGAAAACATTACTCTTTTTCATCTTATATGATGGGAATTTTTAATGTTTACAATCTAATGGCTGCAGTTGCAGCTGTTCACATAACTACAAAAAAACCTTTAGAAGAGATTTGTGAAGCTCTTGAAGGTTTTGGTGGAGTTAGTGGAAGAATGGAAACAATTAGTGTTAATCCTTTAGTTATAGTTGATTTTGCTCATACTCCTGATGGAATGGATGAAGTTCTAAAAAGCTTTAATGATAAAGATATTATTTGTGTATTTGGAGCAGGTGGAGATAGAGATAAACTTAAACGTCCATTGATGGGAACAGTTGCAGCAAAATATTCAAAACATATTATTGTAACAAGTGATAATCCAAGATTTGAAGATCCTGATATGATTATTGAAGATATATTAGCTGGAATAAAAAATCATCCAAGTGTTCAAGTTGAAATAAATAGAAAAGAAGCTATTAAAAAAGCAATTGATATGGCTGATGAGAATAGTGTTGTTTTACTTCTTGGAAAAGGCGATGAGTCAACACAAATTATTTATGATAAAAAATTTCCATTTTCTGATAAAGAGGAAGTTTTAAAGATTTTAAATAAAGAGTAA
- a CDS encoding DUF58 domain-containing protein, with protein MNQALKKILIKTKKQVFSEIIGNNSTKLKGEGYDFCELKEYEYGEDVKNIDWVISAKMQKPYVKVFYAQKELNVNIVCLLNGSTYFGTDIFKQDIITHIASSLGFICIKQGNPFSSFIANENLEVCTKKSKQIFNVNFMAEQLYNYNVIGKNIDYEKITKELFKAIHQKSLIFLIGDFFDIEKLDLKLLCQKHEIIALIIRDKFEENPLELGNVSFIDPNNNKMFESILNKSAVSEYEKKVLENDHKLYNHLQNCSIRFTKIYTNEDPIKKLIGVLK; from the coding sequence ATGAATCAAGCTTTAAAAAAAATACTCATAAAAACAAAAAAACAAGTTTTTTCTGAAATCATTGGAAATAATAGTACAAAATTAAAAGGTGAAGGCTATGATTTTTGTGAACTAAAAGAGTATGAATATGGTGAAGATGTAAAAAATATTGATTGGGTTATAAGTGCAAAAATGCAAAAACCATATGTAAAAGTTTTTTATGCACAAAAAGAGTTAAATGTAAATATTGTTTGTTTATTAAATGGTTCAACATATTTTGGAACTGATATTTTTAAGCAAGATATTATCACTCATATTGCTTCAAGTTTAGGATTTATTTGCATAAAACAAGGTAATCCTTTCTCTTCATTTATAGCAAATGAAAATCTTGAAGTTTGTACAAAAAAATCAAAACAGATTTTTAATGTAAATTTTATGGCTGAACAACTTTATAATTATAATGTAATTGGTAAAAATATAGATTATGAAAAAATTACTAAAGAACTTTTTAAAGCCATTCATCAAAAATCACTCATCTTTTTAATTGGAGATTTTTTTGATATTGAAAAACTTGATTTAAAACTACTTTGTCAAAAACATGAAATTATTGCACTTATAATTAGAGATAAATTTGAAGAAAATCCTTTAGAACTTGGTAATGTAAGTTTTATTGACCCAAACAATAATAAAATGTTTGAATCAATTTTAAATAAAAGTGCAGTTTCAGAGTATGAAAAAAAAGTTTTAGAAAACGATCATAAACTATATAATCATCTACAAAATTGTAGTATTAGATTTACAAAAATATATACAAATGAAGATCCAATAAAAAAACTAATTGGAGTTTTAAAATGA
- a CDS encoding NifU family protein — protein MIPFTDEDLLTPVSSIIENKIAPMLARDGGAIKLLDIKNARIFVQLQGSCVGCSASGSTLKFIVEKELKSAIHPDLEIVNVPLGMENKLEEL, from the coding sequence ATGATACCATTTACAGATGAAGATTTACTTACACCTGTAAGTTCAATTATTGAGAATAAAATTGCACCTATGTTAGCAAGAGATGGTGGAGCAATTAAGTTATTAGATATAAAAAATGCAAGAATTTTTGTACAACTACAAGGTTCATGTGTTGGCTGTAGCGCTAGTGGAAGTACATTAAAATTTATTGTAGAAAAAGAATTAAAATCAGCAATACACCCAGATTTAGAAATAGTAAATGTACCATTAGGTATGGAAAATAAATTAGAGGAATTATAA
- a CDS encoding ABC transporter ATP-binding protein, translating to MSEANNKDTLIADDLLLQANNLSHKFDYELFKNINLSLHKKESIAIIGTSGSGKSTLLNILSSLLKPSFGNVVFKSKDMYSIKQNDLLKIRRDDFGIIFQAHYLFRGFSAIENLEIATLLSGEKIDNNLLKELNIEYVINQGVGELSGGQQQRLSIARVMTKKPAIIFADEPTGNLDKDTANVVMNTLFNYIKNNDAGLILVTHENELAMRCDKVYKLEQLKLQEIK from the coding sequence ATGAGTGAAGCTAATAATAAAGATACGCTCATTGCAGATGACCTTTTACTCCAAGCTAATAACTTATCTCATAAATTTGATTACGAACTTTTCAAAAATATAAATTTATCTCTTCACAAAAAAGAATCAATAGCTATAATTGGTACAAGTGGAAGTGGAAAATCAACACTTTTAAATATTTTATCTTCTCTTTTAAAACCATCTTTTGGAAATGTTGTTTTTAAAAGTAAAGATATGTATTCAATAAAACAAAATGATCTTTTAAAGATAAGAAGAGATGATTTTGGTATAATCTTTCAAGCACATTATCTTTTTCGAGGCTTTTCAGCAATTGAAAATTTAGAAATAGCCACATTATTAAGTGGTGAAAAAATAGATAATAATTTATTAAAAGAATTAAATATAGAATATGTTATCAATCAAGGTGTTGGTGAATTAAGTGGTGGACAGCAACAAAGATTATCGATTGCAAGAGTTATGACAAAAAAACCAGCGATTATTTTTGCAGATGAACCAACAGGAAACTTGGATAAAGATACAGCAAATGTTGTAATGAATACTCTATTTAATTATATTAAAAATAATGATGCAGGTCTTATTTTAGTAACACATGAAAATGAACTTGCAATGAGATGTGATAAAGTTTATAAGTTAGAACAATTGAAATTGCAGGAGATAAAGTGA
- the rpsB gene encoding 30S ribosomal protein S2: MVTMKDLLECGVHFGHQTRRWNPKMKKFIFGVRKNIYIIDLQKTLRYFRYTYNVVRDRAAQGETMIFVGTKKQASETIKKAAISCGMPYVNHRWLGGMLTNFGTIKKSIRKLEIIKKMREEGQLDLLTKKEALMLTRKEEKLELYLGGIKEMHKLPDMMFVLDAVKEKIAIQEARRLGITVVAPLDTNCDPDVVDLPIPGNDDAIRSIHLFCNEMAAAMNEGKAVLSDETGVELEPVTVEETEELIAEAVAEGESEISEVEEA, translated from the coding sequence ATGGTTACAATGAAAGACCTATTAGAGTGTGGTGTACACTTCGGACACCAAACAAGAAGATGGAATCCAAAAATGAAAAAATTCATTTTCGGTGTTAGAAAAAATATCTATATTATAGATTTACAAAAAACGTTAAGATACTTCAGATATACATATAACGTTGTTAGAGACAGAGCTGCTCAAGGTGAAACTATGATTTTCGTAGGTACTAAAAAACAAGCTAGCGAAACTATCAAAAAAGCTGCTATTTCTTGTGGAATGCCATATGTTAACCATAGATGGTTAGGTGGTATGTTAACTAACTTCGGAACAATTAAAAAATCAATTAGAAAATTAGAAATTATTAAAAAAATGAGAGAAGAAGGTCAATTAGATCTTTTAACTAAAAAAGAAGCTTTAATGCTTACTAGAAAAGAAGAAAAATTAGAATTATACCTTGGTGGTATCAAAGAAATGCACAAACTTCCAGATATGATGTTTGTTCTTGATGCTGTTAAAGAAAAAATTGCAATTCAAGAAGCTAGAAGATTAGGAATCACTGTTGTTGCTCCTTTAGATACAAACTGTGACCCTGATGTTGTAGATTTACCAATTCCAGGAAATGATGATGCTATTAGATCAATTCACTTATTCTGCAACGAAATGGCTGCAGCAATGAATGAAGGGAAAGCTGTATTATCAGATGAAACAGGTGTTGAATTAGAACCTGTTACTGTTGAAGAAACAGAAGAGTTAATCGCTGAAGCTGTTGCAGAAGGTGAGTCTGAAATTTCAGAAGTAGAGGAAGCATAA
- the tsf gene encoding translation elongation factor Ts yields MAGATPQLIKELREMTGAGMLDCKNALNETGGDLEKAVQALREAGLGKAAKKAGNVAAEGLISVLVNDDFTKAALLELNSQTDFVAKNENFVNLTKEITNHALSNEIASAEVLTTSVINGQEFKTYLNEKIATIGENLVARKLALVSGQVVNGYVHATGRVGVVLAATCDEAVKDKAAALLRNIAMHASAMKPTVISYKDLDAEFVESENKAIRAEIEAENDELKRLGKPLKNIPDFVSRSQLTDEAIAAAKTKFEEELKTQGKPEKIWANIIPGKIERYITDNTQLDGRFALLSQAYVMDDKKTVEQAIAEVDASIKITEYIRFELGEGIEKKEEDFAAEVAKQMGK; encoded by the coding sequence ATGGCAGGTGCAACTCCACAATTAATCAAAGAATTAAGAGAAATGACTGGTGCAGGAATGCTTGATTGTAAAAATGCACTAAATGAAACTGGTGGTGACTTAGAAAAAGCTGTTCAAGCTTTAAGAGAAGCTGGTTTAGGTAAAGCTGCTAAAAAAGCTGGAAATGTAGCTGCTGAAGGTTTAATTTCTGTTTTAGTTAATGATGACTTCACAAAAGCTGCTTTATTAGAATTAAATTCACAAACAGATTTCGTTGCAAAAAATGAAAATTTTGTTAATTTAACAAAAGAGATTACAAATCACGCTTTAAGTAATGAAATTGCTTCAGCTGAAGTTTTAACAACTTCTGTAATTAATGGACAAGAATTTAAAACTTATTTAAATGAAAAAATTGCAACAATCGGTGAAAATTTGGTAGCTAGAAAACTTGCTTTAGTTTCAGGACAAGTTGTAAATGGATATGTTCATGCAACAGGAAGAGTAGGAGTTGTTTTAGCTGCTACTTGTGATGAAGCTGTAAAAGATAAAGCAGCTGCATTATTAAGAAATATTGCAATGCACGCATCTGCTATGAAACCAACAGTAATTTCATATAAAGATTTAGATGCAGAGTTTGTTGAATCTGAAAATAAAGCGATTAGAGCAGAAATTGAAGCTGAAAATGATGAGTTAAAAAGATTAGGAAAACCATTAAAAAATATTCCTGATTTTGTTTCTAGATCTCAATTAACAGATGAAGCAATTGCTGCTGCAAAAACTAAATTTGAAGAAGAATTAAAAACTCAAGGTAAACCAGAAAAAATTTGGGCAAATATTATTCCAGGAAAAATTGAAAGATATATCACTGATAATACTCAATTAGATGGAAGATTTGCACTTTTATCTCAAGCTTATGTAATGGATGATAAAAAAACTGTTGAGCAAGCAATTGCAGAAGTTGATGCATCTATTAAAATCACTGAGTACATTAGATTTGAACTTGGTGAAGGTATTGAGAAAAAAGAAGAAGATTTTGCAGCAGAAGTTGCAAAACAAATGGGTAAATAA
- a CDS encoding PAS domain-containing sensor histidine kinase produces MSKNKSALKISLLYFLFSFFWIYFSDLALNLFFKDLNNAQFLQTIKGLIFISLSSILLYFLIKNFFKTLQNEKSQLLKTNEILEKIIENAPVIIFWKDKKGVYLGCNTAFLELMNLNTKNDLLGKKDSDFHISEKENFMNDDMIVITTRNAKLNYIETVTAKDKSLRFLNTSKVPLVDDKQNIIGVLGVSLDITDQINKQNQIKSQEELIIQQSKLASMGEMIGNIAHQWRQPLSIISTLSTGMKLQKELNISNEEYEKESLDNINENAQYLSKTIDDFKNFFKKDTIKISSNTKTVFEKTLKLINSRLKNRDIEIIQHNSEIEFETYESDLIQIFINIINNSIDAFDNIKTNKYIFINTKLEKDKIIIEIKDNAGGIPQNIIDKIFEPYFTTKGEKQGTGIGLYMSKEIVSKHLNGTITASTVNFEYLNNHYTGALFQIILPIKKTIME; encoded by the coding sequence ATGTCAAAAAATAAATCTGCATTGAAAATTTCTTTGCTTTATTTTTTATTTAGTTTTTTTTGGATTTATTTCTCAGATTTAGCACTTAATCTATTTTTTAAAGATTTAAATAATGCGCAATTTTTACAAACTATAAAAGGTTTAATTTTTATTAGTTTATCTTCAATTTTACTATATTTCTTAATCAAAAATTTTTTCAAAACTTTGCAAAATGAAAAATCTCAACTACTTAAAACTAATGAAATTTTAGAAAAAATCATTGAAAATGCTCCTGTAATAATATTTTGGAAAGATAAAAAAGGAGTTTATCTTGGTTGTAATACTGCGTTTCTTGAATTAATGAATTTAAATACTAAAAATGATTTACTTGGGAAAAAAGATTCTGATTTTCATATTAGTGAAAAAGAGAACTTTATGAATGATGATATGATTGTTATTACTACAAGAAATGCAAAATTGAACTATATTGAAACTGTAACAGCAAAAGATAAAAGTTTAAGATTTTTAAATACCTCTAAAGTACCTTTAGTCGATGATAAACAAAATATTATTGGTGTGTTAGGTGTTTCGTTAGATATCACTGACCAAATAAATAAACAAAATCAAATTAAATCTCAAGAAGAACTAATTATACAACAATCAAAACTTGCATCTATGGGAGAAATGATAGGAAATATTGCTCATCAATGGAGACAACCTTTGTCTATTATTTCAACTCTTTCAACAGGAATGAAATTACAAAAAGAATTAAATATCTCAAATGAAGAGTATGAAAAAGAGTCGTTAGACAATATAAATGAAAATGCTCAATATTTATCTAAAACAATTGATGATTTTAAAAACTTTTTTAAAAAAGATACTATAAAAATATCTTCAAATACTAAAACAGTTTTTGAAAAAACTTTAAAACTTATAAATTCAAGATTAAAAAATAGAGATATTGAAATAATTCAACATAATTCCGAAATTGAATTTGAAACTTATGAAAGTGATTTAATACAAATTTTTATAAATATAATAAACAATTCAATTGATGCTTTTGATAATATTAAAACAAATAAATATATTTTTATAAATACAAAACTTGAAAAAGATAAAATAATTATTGAAATAAAAGATAATGCAGGTGGTATACCACAAAATATTATAGATAAAATTTTTGAACCATACTTTACAACAAAAGGTGAAAAACAAGGAACTGGTATTGGGCTTTATATGTCAAAAGAAATTGTAAGTAAACATCTAAATGGAACAATTACAGCCTCAACAGTAAATTTCGAATATTTAAACAATCATTATACAGGTGCTCTATTTCAAATTATTTTACCTATAAAAAAAACTATAATGGAATAA